In Phragmitibacter flavus, the following are encoded in one genomic region:
- a CDS encoding Fic family protein, whose translation MAALVKEGKLLARGERGGRRYMLPAVTDWPLPHEQLTYRYPKRREHEEISRLRKDEGIPFSKEGSEIRHIVHQPLAKRKPVGYQPAFLDAYQPNVSAYLSKSDRAKLTSLGQSVSGLQPAGTYFRQVLGRLLIDLSWNSSRLEGNTYSLLETERLLELGENAAGKDLRDAQMILNHKAAIELLSEQPEEIGFNHYTVCNLHALLSENLLPDPRAGGRLRMRPVGITGTVYHPTSVPQLIDEQFRQILIKAEAIENPFEQSFFAMVHLPYLQPFEDVNKRVSRLACNIPMVRHNLCPMSFVDVSQSDYVSAILGVYELNRVDYLRDVYLWAYERSCARYSTIRQTLGDPDLLRLRYRTELGDFVREVVRGGLDKATASRLIAVKAQSLIPSPDRPRFIETVETELGNLHPGNIARYRLRPSEFQSWLIGWR comes from the coding sequence ATGGCTGCTCTTGTCAAAGAGGGGAAACTGCTCGCCAGAGGCGAACGCGGTGGCCGACGTTATATGCTACCCGCTGTCACCGACTGGCCCCTTCCCCATGAGCAGCTCACTTATCGCTATCCCAAACGCCGCGAACACGAAGAGATCAGCCGCTTACGTAAAGACGAGGGCATCCCTTTCTCTAAAGAAGGCAGCGAAATCCGCCACATCGTCCACCAGCCTCTTGCCAAACGAAAACCGGTTGGCTACCAACCCGCTTTCCTCGACGCCTACCAGCCCAATGTAAGCGCTTACCTCTCGAAATCCGACCGCGCCAAGCTCACCAGTCTCGGTCAGTCCGTGAGCGGCCTCCAACCCGCGGGCACTTATTTCCGTCAGGTGCTTGGCCGGCTGCTGATCGACTTGTCATGGAACTCCAGCCGTCTCGAAGGCAACACGTATTCGTTGCTGGAAACCGAACGCCTTCTCGAGCTCGGTGAAAACGCTGCTGGTAAAGACCTGCGCGATGCCCAGATGATCCTTAATCACAAAGCGGCCATCGAACTGCTCTCCGAACAGCCCGAAGAAATCGGTTTCAACCACTACACCGTCTGCAACCTTCACGCCCTGTTGTCCGAAAACCTCCTGCCCGATCCCCGCGCAGGTGGTCGCTTGCGCATGCGCCCCGTCGGCATCACCGGCACCGTCTATCACCCCACCTCGGTGCCGCAACTCATCGACGAACAGTTCCGTCAGATCCTCATCAAGGCCGAAGCCATTGAGAACCCTTTTGAACAATCCTTCTTCGCGATGGTGCACCTGCCGTATTTGCAACCGTTCGAGGACGTCAACAAACGCGTCTCGCGCTTGGCCTGCAACATTCCCATGGTGCGCCACAACTTGTGCCCGATGTCGTTCGTCGATGTCTCGCAGAGCGACTACGTCAGCGCCATCCTCGGCGTCTACGAACTCAACCGCGTCGACTATCTTCGCGATGTCTACCTGTGGGCCTATGAACGTTCCTGCGCCCGCTACTCGACCATTCGCCAGACTCTCGGCGATCCCGACCTTCTGCGCCTCCGCTACCGCACCGAACTCGGCGATTTCGTGCGCGAGGTCGTGCGCGGCGGTCTCGACAAAGCCACCGCCAGCCGCCTGATCGCCGTAAAAGCGCAATCCCTCATTCCCTCTCCTGACCGCCCCCGTTTCATCGAGACCGTTGAGACCGAACTCGGCAACCTCCACCCCGGCAACATCGCCCGCTACCGCCTCCGCCCCAGCGAATTTCAATCGTGGCTCATCGGCTGGCGTTGA